The following proteins come from a genomic window of Solea solea chromosome 3, fSolSol10.1, whole genome shotgun sequence:
- the LOC131457234 gene encoding zinc finger protein ZFP2-like isoform X3, with product MLCIQPYLERIRPPGYTGSGDAEVDAEEAIFMELILTLVKDPAEREHFYQEVFPTDYGSNYDTDTQLLVWELLSKMEKLLPVPDLGQTVSWLTSAPSVLKDCLQALSNPDDLRSLLKHHKCLEHLGTQGTSVEMSMQVFACSYCPFFHMQESYLLQHIEHSHPEHFGKVQEAAETTEAPKKRFQYPEFPKPFPIHVRPDPHMCQECGKTFTRASDVTRHQRTHTGERPYTCEECKKGFRNSWDLTRHQRIHTGERPFLCSQCGKRFTQMGLLKLHFERTTCGQTCDPPLDLTTEVVVADETLEKDDGLYKCQKCGESFSSILERLRHRQGHVARRQYKCSLCEKIYSRASDLKRHQMKHTGERPFACECGKSFTHVWLLNKHQQIHSRDRPYPCTECGKSFTQLQILNRHLLTHNGQRPFQCSYCEKSFTQLASLKRHERTHTGERPYICSTCEKTFLTHGELGRHQRSHSNFRPFSCSQCPKSFKTKRAQSEHLNTHTGERPFACAHCGKTFAKSTSLVRHNLTHTGERPHQCPHCGKSFLTSGELLLHKRIHTGERPYPCSYCERRFRCSSDLNMHIRTHTGEKPHSCLFCKKAFSTSTRLKRHMRTHINKGIAGESFNI from the exons ATGTTGTGTATACAGCCTTATTTGGAACGAATCCGCCCACCAGGATACACAGGG AGCGGAGATGCAGAGGTGGATGCTGAGGAGGCAATTTTCATGGAGCTCATCCTAACACTCGTCAAAGACCCAGCAGAGAGGGAGCACTTTTATCAG GAGGTTTTCCCTACAGACTATGGTTCCAACTATGATACAGACACGCAGCTGCTTGTGTGGGAGCTTCTTTCCAAAATGGAGAAACTCCTGCCAGTACCTGACCTCGGCCAG ACTGTTTCATGGCTGACCTCTGCACCCTCTGTACTGAAGGACTGCCTGCAGGCACTTTCCAATCCTGATGACCTGAGGTCTTTACTGAAACACCATAAATGCCTGGAACACCTTGGCACTCAAG GTACATCTGTGGAGATGTCCATGCAGGTCTTTGCCTGCTCCTATTGTCCATTCTTCCACATGCAGGAGTCATACCTGCTGCAGCACATTGAGCACAGTCACCCAGAGCACTTTGGCAAAGTCCAGGAGGCTGCAGAAACAACTGAGGCCCCAAAGAAGAGGTTCCAGTACCCTGAGTTCCCAAAGCCTTTCCCCATCCACGTTAGACCTGACCCCCACATGTGTCAGGAATGTGGCAAAACTTTCACCCGTGCCTCAGATGTGACTCGTCATCAGCGGACGCACACAGGTGAGCGGCCTTACACCTGCGAGGAGTGTAAGAAGGGCTTCAGGAACTCTTGGGATCTGACTCGACACCAGCGCATTCACACCGGAGAGCGGCCCTTCCTCTGTTCCCAGTGTGGCAAACGCTTCACACAGATGGGTCTGCTCAAACTGCACTTTGAACGAACCACGTGTGGCCAGACATGCGACCCTCCGCTAGACTTAACTACAGAGGTTGTAGTAGCAGATGAGACTTTAGAGAAAGATGATGGTCTGtacaaatgtcagaaatgtgggGAGAGCTTCAGTAGCATCCTGGAGCGGCTGAGGCACAGGCAGGGCCATGTGGCACGCAGACAATACAAATGCTCACTGTGTGAGAAGATCTACAGCAGAGCTTCAGATTTAAAGAGACACCAGATGAAGCACACAGGTGAGCGACCATTTGCCTGTGAGTGTGGCAAAAGCTTCACCCATGTATGGCTTCTAAATAAGCACCAGCAGATCCATAGCAGGGACCGTCCATACCCGTGCACAGAGTGTGGGAAGAGCTTCACACAGCTCCAGATACTCAACAGGCACCTGCTAACCCACAACGGCCAGCGGCCTTTCCAGTGCTCCTACTGTGAGAAGAGCTTCACTCAATTGGCCAGCCTCAAACGCCATGAGAGAACCCACACAGGTGAGAGGCCATACATCTGCAGCACCTGTGAGAAGACATTCCTCACACATGGAGAGCTGGGCCGACACCAGCGCAGCCACAGCAACTTCAGGCCATTCAGCTGCTCACAGTGCCCCAAGAGCTTTAAAACTAAGCGTGCTCAAAGTGAACACctcaatacacacacaggtgagcgGCCCTTCGCATGCGCGCACTGTGGAAAGACGTTTGCCAAGTCCACCTCGCTCGTCCGGCATAACCTGACTCACACAGGAGAGCGACCCCACCAATGCCCTCACTGCGGAAAGTCTTTTCTCACTTCCGGTGAGCTCCTCCTCCACAAGCGTATCCACACAGGAGAAAGGCCTTATCCCTGCTCCTACTGTGAGAGGAGGTTCAGATGCTCCTCTGACCTCAACATGCACATCAGGACACATACTGGGGAGAAGCCACACAGCTGTCTTTTCTGTAAGAAAGCCTTCTCTACATCTACGAGGCTGAAGagacacatgcgcacacacataaacaaaggcATAGCTGGGGAGTCATTTAATATTTGA
- the LOC131457234 gene encoding zinc finger protein ZFP2-like isoform X2: MMDTSVSSYQLENTDVFLPLSSLRLLIPPLRLLSAAMWQVAQRRDILDYEKLDEFVSLVTATVPDLLSPKQRGKLLLRLRARIILELCRDEKTANMLCIQPYLERIRPPGYTGSGDAEVDAEEAIFMELILTLVKDPAEREHFYQEVFPTDYGSNYDTDTQLLVWELLSKMEKLLPVPDLGQDCLQALSNPDDLRSLLKHHKCLEHLGTQGTSVEMSMQVFACSYCPFFHMQESYLLQHIEHSHPEHFGKVQEAAETTEAPKKRFQYPEFPKPFPIHVRPDPHMCQECGKTFTRASDVTRHQRTHTGERPYTCEECKKGFRNSWDLTRHQRIHTGERPFLCSQCGKRFTQMGLLKLHFERTTCGQTCDPPLDLTTEVVVADETLEKDDGLYKCQKCGESFSSILERLRHRQGHVARRQYKCSLCEKIYSRASDLKRHQMKHTGERPFACECGKSFTHVWLLNKHQQIHSRDRPYPCTECGKSFTQLQILNRHLLTHNGQRPFQCSYCEKSFTQLASLKRHERTHTGERPYICSTCEKTFLTHGELGRHQRSHSNFRPFSCSQCPKSFKTKRAQSEHLNTHTGERPFACAHCGKTFAKSTSLVRHNLTHTGERPHQCPHCGKSFLTSGELLLHKRIHTGERPYPCSYCERRFRCSSDLNMHIRTHTGEKPHSCLFCKKAFSTSTRLKRHMRTHINKGIAGESFNI, encoded by the exons atGATGGACACGTCTGTCAGTTCGTATCAGCTGGAAAACACAG ATGTGTTCCTGCCGTTGTCATCACTGAGGTTGCTTATCCCTCCTCTGAGGTTGCTGTCTGCAGCCATGTGGCAGGTGGCTCAGCGGAGAGACATTCTCGATTATGAAAAGCTGGACGAGTTTGTTTCGCTGGTAACAGCCACAGTTCCAGACCTGCTCAGTCCAAAGCAACGAGGCAAACTACTTCTCCGACTGCGAGCCAGA ATTATTCTTGAGCTGTGCAGGGATGAGAAAACAGCCAACATGTTGTGTATACAGCCTTATTTGGAACGAATCCGCCCACCAGGATACACAGGG AGCGGAGATGCAGAGGTGGATGCTGAGGAGGCAATTTTCATGGAGCTCATCCTAACACTCGTCAAAGACCCAGCAGAGAGGGAGCACTTTTATCAG GAGGTTTTCCCTACAGACTATGGTTCCAACTATGATACAGACACGCAGCTGCTTGTGTGGGAGCTTCTTTCCAAAATGGAGAAACTCCTGCCAGTACCTGACCTCGGCCAG GACTGCCTGCAGGCACTTTCCAATCCTGATGACCTGAGGTCTTTACTGAAACACCATAAATGCCTGGAACACCTTGGCACTCAAG GTACATCTGTGGAGATGTCCATGCAGGTCTTTGCCTGCTCCTATTGTCCATTCTTCCACATGCAGGAGTCATACCTGCTGCAGCACATTGAGCACAGTCACCCAGAGCACTTTGGCAAAGTCCAGGAGGCTGCAGAAACAACTGAGGCCCCAAAGAAGAGGTTCCAGTACCCTGAGTTCCCAAAGCCTTTCCCCATCCACGTTAGACCTGACCCCCACATGTGTCAGGAATGTGGCAAAACTTTCACCCGTGCCTCAGATGTGACTCGTCATCAGCGGACGCACACAGGTGAGCGGCCTTACACCTGCGAGGAGTGTAAGAAGGGCTTCAGGAACTCTTGGGATCTGACTCGACACCAGCGCATTCACACCGGAGAGCGGCCCTTCCTCTGTTCCCAGTGTGGCAAACGCTTCACACAGATGGGTCTGCTCAAACTGCACTTTGAACGAACCACGTGTGGCCAGACATGCGACCCTCCGCTAGACTTAACTACAGAGGTTGTAGTAGCAGATGAGACTTTAGAGAAAGATGATGGTCTGtacaaatgtcagaaatgtgggGAGAGCTTCAGTAGCATCCTGGAGCGGCTGAGGCACAGGCAGGGCCATGTGGCACGCAGACAATACAAATGCTCACTGTGTGAGAAGATCTACAGCAGAGCTTCAGATTTAAAGAGACACCAGATGAAGCACACAGGTGAGCGACCATTTGCCTGTGAGTGTGGCAAAAGCTTCACCCATGTATGGCTTCTAAATAAGCACCAGCAGATCCATAGCAGGGACCGTCCATACCCGTGCACAGAGTGTGGGAAGAGCTTCACACAGCTCCAGATACTCAACAGGCACCTGCTAACCCACAACGGCCAGCGGCCTTTCCAGTGCTCCTACTGTGAGAAGAGCTTCACTCAATTGGCCAGCCTCAAACGCCATGAGAGAACCCACACAGGTGAGAGGCCATACATCTGCAGCACCTGTGAGAAGACATTCCTCACACATGGAGAGCTGGGCCGACACCAGCGCAGCCACAGCAACTTCAGGCCATTCAGCTGCTCACAGTGCCCCAAGAGCTTTAAAACTAAGCGTGCTCAAAGTGAACACctcaatacacacacaggtgagcgGCCCTTCGCATGCGCGCACTGTGGAAAGACGTTTGCCAAGTCCACCTCGCTCGTCCGGCATAACCTGACTCACACAGGAGAGCGACCCCACCAATGCCCTCACTGCGGAAAGTCTTTTCTCACTTCCGGTGAGCTCCTCCTCCACAAGCGTATCCACACAGGAGAAAGGCCTTATCCCTGCTCCTACTGTGAGAGGAGGTTCAGATGCTCCTCTGACCTCAACATGCACATCAGGACACATACTGGGGAGAAGCCACACAGCTGTCTTTTCTGTAAGAAAGCCTTCTCTACATCTACGAGGCTGAAGagacacatgcgcacacacataaacaaaggcATAGCTGGGGAGTCATTTAATATTTGA
- the LOC131457234 gene encoding zinc finger protein ZFP2-like isoform X1, protein MMDTSVSSYQLENTDVFLPLSSLRLLIPPLRLLSAAMWQVAQRRDILDYEKLDEFVSLVTATVPDLLSPKQRGKLLLRLRARIILELCRDEKTANMLCIQPYLERIRPPGYTGSGDAEVDAEEAIFMELILTLVKDPAEREHFYQEVFPTDYGSNYDTDTQLLVWELLSKMEKLLPVPDLGQTVSWLTSAPSVLKDCLQALSNPDDLRSLLKHHKCLEHLGTQGTSVEMSMQVFACSYCPFFHMQESYLLQHIEHSHPEHFGKVQEAAETTEAPKKRFQYPEFPKPFPIHVRPDPHMCQECGKTFTRASDVTRHQRTHTGERPYTCEECKKGFRNSWDLTRHQRIHTGERPFLCSQCGKRFTQMGLLKLHFERTTCGQTCDPPLDLTTEVVVADETLEKDDGLYKCQKCGESFSSILERLRHRQGHVARRQYKCSLCEKIYSRASDLKRHQMKHTGERPFACECGKSFTHVWLLNKHQQIHSRDRPYPCTECGKSFTQLQILNRHLLTHNGQRPFQCSYCEKSFTQLASLKRHERTHTGERPYICSTCEKTFLTHGELGRHQRSHSNFRPFSCSQCPKSFKTKRAQSEHLNTHTGERPFACAHCGKTFAKSTSLVRHNLTHTGERPHQCPHCGKSFLTSGELLLHKRIHTGERPYPCSYCERRFRCSSDLNMHIRTHTGEKPHSCLFCKKAFSTSTRLKRHMRTHINKGIAGESFNI, encoded by the exons atGATGGACACGTCTGTCAGTTCGTATCAGCTGGAAAACACAG ATGTGTTCCTGCCGTTGTCATCACTGAGGTTGCTTATCCCTCCTCTGAGGTTGCTGTCTGCAGCCATGTGGCAGGTGGCTCAGCGGAGAGACATTCTCGATTATGAAAAGCTGGACGAGTTTGTTTCGCTGGTAACAGCCACAGTTCCAGACCTGCTCAGTCCAAAGCAACGAGGCAAACTACTTCTCCGACTGCGAGCCAGA ATTATTCTTGAGCTGTGCAGGGATGAGAAAACAGCCAACATGTTGTGTATACAGCCTTATTTGGAACGAATCCGCCCACCAGGATACACAGGG AGCGGAGATGCAGAGGTGGATGCTGAGGAGGCAATTTTCATGGAGCTCATCCTAACACTCGTCAAAGACCCAGCAGAGAGGGAGCACTTTTATCAG GAGGTTTTCCCTACAGACTATGGTTCCAACTATGATACAGACACGCAGCTGCTTGTGTGGGAGCTTCTTTCCAAAATGGAGAAACTCCTGCCAGTACCTGACCTCGGCCAG ACTGTTTCATGGCTGACCTCTGCACCCTCTGTACTGAAGGACTGCCTGCAGGCACTTTCCAATCCTGATGACCTGAGGTCTTTACTGAAACACCATAAATGCCTGGAACACCTTGGCACTCAAG GTACATCTGTGGAGATGTCCATGCAGGTCTTTGCCTGCTCCTATTGTCCATTCTTCCACATGCAGGAGTCATACCTGCTGCAGCACATTGAGCACAGTCACCCAGAGCACTTTGGCAAAGTCCAGGAGGCTGCAGAAACAACTGAGGCCCCAAAGAAGAGGTTCCAGTACCCTGAGTTCCCAAAGCCTTTCCCCATCCACGTTAGACCTGACCCCCACATGTGTCAGGAATGTGGCAAAACTTTCACCCGTGCCTCAGATGTGACTCGTCATCAGCGGACGCACACAGGTGAGCGGCCTTACACCTGCGAGGAGTGTAAGAAGGGCTTCAGGAACTCTTGGGATCTGACTCGACACCAGCGCATTCACACCGGAGAGCGGCCCTTCCTCTGTTCCCAGTGTGGCAAACGCTTCACACAGATGGGTCTGCTCAAACTGCACTTTGAACGAACCACGTGTGGCCAGACATGCGACCCTCCGCTAGACTTAACTACAGAGGTTGTAGTAGCAGATGAGACTTTAGAGAAAGATGATGGTCTGtacaaatgtcagaaatgtgggGAGAGCTTCAGTAGCATCCTGGAGCGGCTGAGGCACAGGCAGGGCCATGTGGCACGCAGACAATACAAATGCTCACTGTGTGAGAAGATCTACAGCAGAGCTTCAGATTTAAAGAGACACCAGATGAAGCACACAGGTGAGCGACCATTTGCCTGTGAGTGTGGCAAAAGCTTCACCCATGTATGGCTTCTAAATAAGCACCAGCAGATCCATAGCAGGGACCGTCCATACCCGTGCACAGAGTGTGGGAAGAGCTTCACACAGCTCCAGATACTCAACAGGCACCTGCTAACCCACAACGGCCAGCGGCCTTTCCAGTGCTCCTACTGTGAGAAGAGCTTCACTCAATTGGCCAGCCTCAAACGCCATGAGAGAACCCACACAGGTGAGAGGCCATACATCTGCAGCACCTGTGAGAAGACATTCCTCACACATGGAGAGCTGGGCCGACACCAGCGCAGCCACAGCAACTTCAGGCCATTCAGCTGCTCACAGTGCCCCAAGAGCTTTAAAACTAAGCGTGCTCAAAGTGAACACctcaatacacacacaggtgagcgGCCCTTCGCATGCGCGCACTGTGGAAAGACGTTTGCCAAGTCCACCTCGCTCGTCCGGCATAACCTGACTCACACAGGAGAGCGACCCCACCAATGCCCTCACTGCGGAAAGTCTTTTCTCACTTCCGGTGAGCTCCTCCTCCACAAGCGTATCCACACAGGAGAAAGGCCTTATCCCTGCTCCTACTGTGAGAGGAGGTTCAGATGCTCCTCTGACCTCAACATGCACATCAGGACACATACTGGGGAGAAGCCACACAGCTGTCTTTTCTGTAAGAAAGCCTTCTCTACATCTACGAGGCTGAAGagacacatgcgcacacacataaacaaaggcATAGCTGGGGAGTCATTTAATATTTGA